In one window of Thermus aquaticus DNA:
- the ilvN gene encoding acetolactate synthase small subunit — protein MRHIISVLVQDHPRVLNRITGLFARRGFNLESLAVGTTHQPGLSRISLVVSGDDHTLEQVEKQLNRLVEVLKVTDHTEPHVERELCLVKVHVAGVEERLAVKDIQEAFRARVVDVAQRSLILELTGDSKKVDSFIEALRPYGILEVMRTGAVAMSRGERVLKVREKREAV, from the coding sequence GTGAGGCACATCATCTCGGTCTTGGTGCAGGACCACCCCCGGGTGCTGAACCGCATCACGGGCCTCTTCGCCCGGAGGGGATTCAACCTGGAGAGCCTGGCGGTGGGCACCACCCACCAGCCGGGGCTTTCCCGCATCAGCCTGGTGGTCTCTGGGGACGACCACACCCTGGAGCAGGTGGAGAAGCAGCTGAACCGGCTGGTTGAGGTCCTGAAGGTCACGGACCACACCGAGCCCCACGTGGAGCGGGAGCTTTGCCTGGTCAAGGTCCACGTGGCCGGGGTGGAGGAGCGGCTGGCGGTGAAGGACATCCAGGAGGCCTTCCGGGCCCGGGTGGTGGACGTGGCCCAGAGGAGCCTGATCCTGGAGCTCACCGGCGACTCCAAGAAGGTGGACTCCTTCATTGAGGCCCTGAGGCCTTACGGGATCCTCGAGGTCATGCGCACCGGAGCCGTGGCCATGAGCCGCGGCGAAAGGGTCCTGAAGGTCAGGGAGAAACGGGAGGCGGTATGA
- a CDS encoding glycerol-3-phosphate acyltransferase, with translation MTALLLLLAYLVGALPLGHLLAQRRGVDLRTASPYTLGLESALKRLGLWTLLLSFLLDFLKGYLPLLLGRALGLGLGELLALGVAAYLGHLYPVFFRDPWPLRAKGAGVLLGVLAALPLPPAWGMVPVALALTLYALTGYASLAALALPLGLFLVLLGGYAPREKLLGLLLFLLALWRYKENLGRILEGTEPKLGDPLPLPSERQVVCAFLIHPLTVEDFWQSPRFRWMRPLVRLRLLKQAWMERLAELFRPMKVGEVRGVRTADGREVLCHLISAPLLPHQIKAKPDLAVKRAIQGARLAKELGATVVGLGAFWSVVGEKGLRVQEAVPGIEVTNGGAYTAGTVKAAIPQILAHFAQSGKDLKRTTAAVVGANGVVAFGIARQIAPYVGKLILVGRDPERLSRAAESLRRNLERKGEAPEIAVTTDIGVIREADLVFTATSDPNPVIYPEHVKPGAWIYDEGVPPDVHESVREVPGVRVIPGGVVRLPGQARATLDLHFGAPDQVPACLAETMILAAEGAFERKSLGGEVKGENIQFFVERAEALGFKVVE, from the coding sequence GTGGACCTGCGCACGGCGAGCCCCTACACCCTGGGCCTGGAAAGCGCCCTGAAGCGCCTAGGCCTTTGGACGCTCCTCCTTTCCTTCCTTCTAGACTTCCTCAAGGGCTACCTGCCCCTCCTCCTGGGGCGGGCCTTGGGCCTGGGGCTTGGGGAACTCTTGGCCCTGGGGGTGGCCGCCTATCTGGGCCACCTCTACCCCGTCTTCTTCCGGGACCCCTGGCCTTTACGGGCCAAGGGGGCGGGGGTGCTTTTGGGGGTGCTGGCGGCCCTTCCCCTGCCGCCCGCCTGGGGGATGGTCCCCGTGGCCCTGGCCCTTACCCTCTACGCCCTCACGGGCTACGCCTCCCTGGCGGCCTTGGCCCTGCCCCTGGGGCTTTTTCTGGTCCTGCTGGGGGGCTACGCCCCCAGGGAAAAGCTTCTCGGCCTCCTCCTTTTCCTCCTGGCCCTATGGCGCTACAAGGAGAACCTGGGGCGCATCCTGGAGGGCACCGAGCCCAAGCTGGGGGACCCTCTGCCGCTCCCTTCGGAAAGGCAGGTGGTCTGCGCTTTCCTCATCCACCCCCTCACCGTGGAGGACTTCTGGCAAAGCCCCCGCTTCCGCTGGATGAGGCCCCTGGTGCGTCTCCGCCTCCTCAAGCAGGCCTGGATGGAACGCCTGGCGGAGCTTTTCCGCCCCATGAAGGTGGGGGAGGTGCGGGGGGTGAGGACGGCCGACGGCCGGGAGGTCCTGTGCCACCTCATCTCCGCGCCTCTTTTGCCCCACCAGATCAAGGCCAAGCCCGATTTGGCGGTCAAGCGGGCCATCCAGGGGGCGAGGCTCGCCAAGGAGCTGGGGGCCACGGTGGTGGGCCTGGGGGCCTTCTGGAGCGTGGTGGGGGAGAAGGGCCTCAGGGTCCAGGAGGCCGTGCCCGGGATAGAGGTGACCAACGGCGGGGCCTACACCGCCGGCACGGTAAAGGCGGCCATTCCCCAGATCCTGGCCCACTTCGCCCAAAGCGGCAAGGACCTGAAGCGCACTACGGCGGCCGTGGTGGGGGCGAACGGGGTGGTGGCCTTCGGCATCGCCCGCCAGATCGCCCCCTATGTGGGGAAGCTGATCCTGGTGGGCCGGGACCCCGAGAGGCTTTCCCGGGCGGCGGAGAGCCTCAGGAGGAACTTGGAGCGGAAGGGGGAGGCCCCGGAGATTGCGGTCACCACCGACATAGGGGTCATCCGGGAGGCGGACCTGGTCTTCACCGCCACCAGCGACCCCAACCCCGTCATCTACCCCGAGCACGTGAAGCCCGGGGCCTGGATCTACGACGAGGGCGTCCCCCCGGACGTCCATGAAAGCGTGCGGGAGGTACCGGGGGTAAGGGTGATCCCCGGGGGGGTGGTGCGGCTTCCCGGCCAGGCCCGGGCCACCCTGGACCTTCACTTCGGGGCCCCGGACCAGGTGCCCGCCTGCCTGGCGGAGACCATGATCCTGGCGGCGGAAGGGGCCTTTGAGCGCAAGAGCCTGGGGGGCGAGGTCAAGGGGGAGAACATTCAGTTCTTCGTGGAGCGGGCCGAGGCCCTGGGCTTCAAGGTGGTGGAGTAG
- the fumC gene encoding class II fumarate hydratase encodes MEYRVERDTMGEVKVPADRYWGAQTQRSLEHFRIGAWRFRMPLEIIRAYGMLKKAAARANLELGELPEEIARAIIQAAEEVIAGKLDDHFPLVVFQTGSGTQTNMNVNEVIANRASEILGKPLGSKYVHPNDHVNRGQSSNDTFPTAMYVATALALHQHLYPAVEGLIATFEEKARAFDGIVKVGRTHLMDAVPITLGQEVGSWAAQLRNTLAMVKEAEKGLYNLAIGGTAVGTGLNAHPRFGELVARYLAEETGLPFRVAENRFAALAAHDELVHVMGALRTLAGALMKIGNDIRWLASGPYGGIGEIFIPANEPGSSIMPGKVNPTQVEALTMVVVRVFGNDQAVAFAGSQGNFQLNVYKPVMVDAALESIKLLGDAVASFDQHLAQGIEPNLERIEEHLNKNPMLATALNKAIGYDKAAEIVKKAIKEKKSLKQAALELGYLTEEEFDRIVVPMRLAKPHENA; translated from the coding sequence ATGGAATACCGGGTTGAGCGGGACACCATGGGAGAGGTCAAGGTTCCGGCGGACCGCTACTGGGGGGCCCAGACCCAACGCTCTCTGGAGCACTTCCGGATCGGGGCCTGGCGCTTCCGGATGCCGCTGGAGATCATCCGGGCCTACGGGATGCTGAAGAAGGCCGCCGCCAGAGCCAACCTGGAGCTGGGGGAGCTACCCGAGGAGATCGCCAGGGCCATCATCCAGGCGGCCGAGGAGGTCATCGCCGGGAAGCTGGACGACCACTTCCCCCTGGTGGTCTTCCAGACCGGGTCCGGAACCCAGACCAACATGAACGTCAACGAGGTCATCGCCAACCGGGCCTCGGAGATCCTGGGCAAGCCCCTGGGGAGCAAGTACGTCCACCCCAATGACCACGTGAACCGGGGCCAGAGCTCCAACGACACCTTCCCCACCGCCATGTACGTGGCCACCGCCTTGGCTCTTCACCAGCACCTTTACCCGGCGGTGGAGGGCCTCATCGCCACCTTTGAGGAAAAAGCCAGGGCCTTTGACGGCATCGTCAAGGTGGGCCGCACCCACCTCATGGACGCCGTCCCCATCACCCTGGGCCAGGAGGTGGGGAGCTGGGCCGCCCAGCTTAGGAACACCCTGGCCATGGTCAAGGAGGCGGAAAAGGGCCTCTACAACCTGGCCATCGGCGGCACCGCCGTGGGCACGGGCCTCAACGCCCACCCCCGCTTCGGGGAGCTGGTGGCCCGGTATCTGGCGGAGGAGACCGGCCTCCCCTTCCGGGTGGCGGAAAACCGCTTCGCCGCCCTGGCCGCCCACGACGAGCTGGTCCACGTCATGGGGGCTCTAAGGACCCTGGCCGGGGCCCTGATGAAGATCGGCAACGACATCCGCTGGCTGGCCTCGGGGCCCTACGGGGGTATCGGCGAGATCTTCATCCCTGCCAACGAGCCCGGGAGCTCCATCATGCCGGGCAAGGTGAACCCCACCCAGGTGGAGGCCCTGACCATGGTGGTGGTGCGGGTCTTTGGCAACGACCAGGCCGTGGCCTTCGCCGGGAGCCAGGGCAACTTCCAGCTCAACGTCTACAAGCCGGTCATGGTGGACGCCGCCTTGGAGTCCATCAAGCTTCTGGGCGACGCCGTGGCCTCCTTTGACCAGCACCTGGCCCAGGGGATTGAGCCCAACCTGGAGCGCATAGAGGAGCACCTCAACAAGAACCCCATGCTGGCCACCGCCCTCAACAAGGCCATCGGCTACGACAAGGCGGCGGAGATCGTCAAGAAGGCCATCAAGGAGAAGAAGTCCCTGAAGCAGGCGGCCCTGGAGCTGGGTTACCTCACCGAGGAGGAGTTTGACCGGATCGTGGTGCCCATGCGCCTGGCCAAGCCCCACGAAAACGCTTAG
- a CDS encoding superoxide dismutase: MPYPFKLPELGYPYEALEPHIDARTMEIHHQKHHGAYVTNLNAALEKYPYLQGAEVETLLRHLTALPADIQAAVRNNGGGHLNHSLFWRLLTPGGAKEPVGELKKAIDEQFGGFAALKEKLTQAAMGRFGSGWAWLVKDPFGKLHVISTANQDNPVMEGFAPIVGIDVWEHAYYLKYQNRRADYLQAIWNVLNWDVAEEIYKGA; this comes from the coding sequence ATGCCGTACCCGTTCAAGCTACCCGAGCTAGGCTACCCCTACGAGGCCCTCGAGCCCCACATTGACGCCAGGACCATGGAGATCCACCACCAGAAGCACCACGGCGCCTACGTCACCAACCTGAACGCCGCCCTGGAGAAGTACCCCTACCTCCAAGGCGCCGAGGTGGAAACCCTCCTCCGGCACCTCACCGCCCTCCCCGCCGACATCCAGGCCGCCGTGCGCAACAACGGGGGCGGGCACCTGAACCACAGCCTCTTCTGGCGCCTCCTCACCCCGGGCGGGGCCAAGGAGCCCGTGGGGGAGCTGAAGAAGGCCATTGACGAGCAGTTTGGCGGCTTCGCCGCCCTAAAGGAGAAGCTCACCCAGGCGGCCATGGGGCGCTTCGGCTCCGGGTGGGCCTGGCTGGTCAAGGACCCCTTCGGCAAGCTCCACGTGATCTCCACCGCCAACCAGGACAACCCAGTGATGGAGGGCTTCGCCCCCATCGTGGGCATTGACGTCTGGGAGCACGCCTACTACCTGAAGTACCAGAACCGCCGGGCCGACTACCTGCAGGCCATCTGGAACGTCCTGAACTGGGACGTGGCCGAGGAGATCTACAAGGGCGCCTGA
- a CDS encoding TerC family protein encodes MAWLTNPEIWLAFLTLTVLEVVLGVDNVIFICILASKLPQVLLLDIVFSIDSVITSVGLTPYVPVMVAAILASVAVMLLASKGISAFVNRHPTVKMLALSFLLLIGFTLVAEGTGVHIPKGYVYFAMGFAVFVEWLDLRAGLRGRPVKLHDPYEEA; translated from the coding sequence GTGGCTTGGCTCACCAACCCCGAGATCTGGCTGGCCTTTTTGACCCTGACGGTCCTCGAGGTGGTCCTGGGCGTGGACAACGTGATCTTCATCTGCATCCTGGCCTCCAAGCTCCCCCAGGTCCTCCTCCTGGACATCGTCTTCTCCATTGACTCGGTGATCACCTCCGTGGGCCTCACCCCCTATGTGCCGGTGATGGTGGCGGCCATCCTGGCCTCGGTGGCGGTGATGCTCCTCGCTTCCAAGGGCATCTCCGCCTTTGTGAACCGCCACCCCACGGTGAAGATGCTGGCCCTAAGCTTCCTCCTCCTCATCGGCTTCACCCTGGTGGCCGAGGGCACGGGGGTCCACATCCCCAAGGGGTACGTCTACTTCGCCATGGGCTTCGCCGTCTTCGTGGAGTGGCTGGACCTGAGGGCGGGGCTTAGGGGAAGGCCCGTCAAGCTCCACGACCCCTACGAGGAGGCGTAA
- the ilvB gene encoding biosynthetic-type acetolactate synthase large subunit — translation MKGAEALLKALEREGVEVIFGHPGGAIMPTYDALYDSPIRHILVRHEQGGIHAATAYARASGRVGVVMATSGPGALNLVTGLADALMDSTPVVAITGNVPRALIGTDAFQEADVTGVTMPITKHNYLVQDVNEIPRVVKEAFHIASTGRPGPVLIDLPKDVQLAEFTGEFDVELDLPGYKPTLRGHPKQIERALDALEKAERPILMVGGGAQHAHAELLAFAEKTGLPVITTLMGLGAFPGNHPLWLGMPGMHGTVAANRAIHHADVILAIGLRFDDRVTGKVSRFAPHAHTIIHVDIDPAEIGKVVRTHIPIVGDSRLVLKEMLKGAKPLRLAAWWRELEEWRTRYPLRYRPRPHLQAPEVIRAFHEATGGNAIVTTGVGQHQMFAAQYFTVTRPRSFLTSGGLGTMGVGLPFAIGAQIARPEELVIDFDGDGSFQMTLQELATVVKYRLPVKVVILNNGYLGMVRQWQDLFHAKRYSEVYLADSNPDFAKLAEAYGIKGVRVERKEDLKKGVEAVLNADGPVVAEFKVYHEEGVFPMIPAGGAAEDMILEHPEEEEVGA, via the coding sequence ATGAAGGGAGCCGAGGCACTTTTAAAGGCGCTGGAGCGGGAAGGGGTGGAGGTCATCTTCGGCCACCCGGGCGGGGCCATCATGCCCACCTACGACGCCCTCTACGATAGCCCCATACGCCACATCCTGGTGCGCCACGAGCAGGGGGGCATCCACGCCGCCACCGCCTACGCCCGGGCCTCGGGCCGGGTGGGCGTGGTCATGGCCACCTCGGGCCCCGGGGCCTTGAACCTGGTCACGGGCCTGGCCGACGCCCTGATGGACTCCACCCCGGTGGTGGCCATCACCGGCAACGTGCCCCGGGCCCTGATCGGCACCGACGCCTTCCAGGAGGCCGACGTGACCGGGGTCACCATGCCCATCACCAAGCACAACTACCTGGTCCAGGACGTCAACGAGATCCCCCGCGTCGTCAAGGAGGCCTTCCACATCGCCTCCACCGGTCGGCCGGGGCCCGTGCTCATAGACCTCCCCAAGGACGTGCAGCTCGCCGAGTTCACCGGGGAGTTTGACGTGGAGCTGGACCTCCCCGGCTACAAGCCCACCCTTCGGGGCCACCCCAAGCAGATTGAGCGGGCTTTAGACGCCTTGGAAAAGGCGGAGCGGCCCATCCTCATGGTGGGGGGCGGGGCCCAGCACGCCCACGCCGAGCTCCTGGCCTTCGCCGAGAAAACGGGCCTCCCCGTCATCACCACCCTGATGGGCCTCGGGGCCTTCCCCGGCAACCACCCCTTATGGCTTGGCATGCCGGGGATGCACGGCACCGTGGCCGCCAACCGGGCCATCCACCACGCCGACGTGATCCTGGCCATCGGCCTCCGCTTTGACGACCGGGTGACGGGCAAGGTCTCCCGCTTCGCCCCCCACGCCCACACCATCATCCACGTGGACATTGACCCGGCGGAGATCGGCAAGGTGGTGCGCACCCACATCCCCATCGTGGGGGACTCCCGTTTGGTCCTGAAGGAGATGCTGAAGGGGGCCAAGCCTCTGAGGCTGGCCGCCTGGTGGCGGGAGCTGGAGGAGTGGCGCACCCGCTACCCCCTCCGCTATAGGCCCAGGCCCCACCTCCAGGCCCCGGAGGTCATCCGCGCCTTCCACGAGGCCACCGGGGGCAACGCCATCGTCACCACCGGGGTGGGGCAGCACCAGATGTTCGCCGCCCAGTACTTCACCGTGACCCGGCCCCGGAGCTTCCTCACCAGCGGGGGTTTGGGCACCATGGGGGTGGGCCTGCCCTTCGCCATCGGGGCCCAGATCGCCAGGCCCGAGGAGCTGGTCATAGACTTTGACGGGGACGGCTCCTTCCAGATGACCCTGCAGGAGCTGGCCACGGTGGTGAAGTACCGGCTCCCCGTCAAGGTGGTCATCCTCAACAACGGCTACCTGGGGATGGTGCGGCAGTGGCAGGACCTCTTCCACGCCAAGCGCTACTCCGAGGTCTACCTGGCTGACTCCAACCCCGACTTCGCCAAGCTGGCGGAGGCCTACGGCATCAAGGGGGTGCGGGTGGAGCGCAAGGAGGACCTGAAAAAGGGCGTGGAGGCGGTCTTAAACGCCGACGGCCCGGTGGTGGCGGAGTTCAAGGTCTACCACGAGGAAGGGGTCTTCCCCATGATCCCGGCGGGTGGGGCGGCCGAGGACATGATCCTGGAGCACCCCGAAGAGGAGGAGGTGGGCGCGTGA
- the mqnB gene encoding futalosine hydrolase, producing the protein MWLLLSPTRLEAPFLRGEPFAFLAWKGLKGEGFVYLETGVGKVNAAMALAAYAASHPVERALLFGIAGAYPGSGLALGQAVLIKEEVEADLGLREGLKPLGFPALRKGGARYYNRFPLDPGLTASLKEGLGLGLATGLTRDLVSESLEEAQALAQRWGAEVESMEGAAFARACLALGVRGAELRAISNPAGVRDRGAWRLKEALTALERAVSGVLRLQAPL; encoded by the coding sequence GTGTGGCTCCTCCTTTCCCCGACCCGCCTCGAGGCCCCCTTCCTCCGGGGGGAGCCCTTCGCCTTCCTGGCCTGGAAGGGCCTGAAGGGTGAGGGCTTCGTCTACCTGGAGACCGGCGTGGGCAAGGTCAACGCCGCCATGGCCCTCGCCGCCTACGCCGCGAGCCACCCGGTGGAGAGGGCCCTTCTCTTCGGCATCGCCGGGGCCTACCCGGGCTCGGGGCTGGCCTTGGGCCAGGCGGTCCTCATCAAGGAGGAGGTGGAGGCGGACCTGGGCCTAAGGGAGGGCCTTAAGCCCCTGGGCTTTCCCGCTCTAAGGAAGGGGGGAGCGCGCTACTACAACCGCTTTCCCCTGGACCCCGGCCTCACCGCCTCCTTGAAAGAGGGCCTGGGCCTTGGGCTGGCCACCGGCCTCACCCGGGACCTGGTCTCGGAGAGCCTCGAGGAGGCCCAGGCCCTGGCCCAAAGATGGGGGGCAGAGGTGGAGAGCATGGAGGGGGCGGCCTTCGCCCGGGCCTGCCTGGCCCTGGGGGTCCGGGGGGCGGAGCTCAGGGCCATCTCCAACCCCGCCGGGGTGCGGGACAGGGGGGCTTGGCGGCTAAAGGAAGCGCTGACGGCCCTGGAAAGAGCCGTCAGCGGCGTTCTCCGCCTTCAGGCGCCCTTGTAG
- a CDS encoding YpdA family putative bacillithiol disulfide reductase, which yields MVDVLVVGAGPVGLAAALWAKRLGLSHLVLEKGTVAHTIYRFPRDMVFFSEAKNIEIGGHPLVAHGPKPTRKEALLYYQKVAEREGLQVKTYTEALAVEGREGAFRVRARDLLKEEEEVHAARYVVVATGYFDRPNRLGVPGEELPHVRHRYEEAAPFFGKKVAVVGGSNSAVEAALDLYRGGARVTLVHRGPWVRPGVKYWLLPDFQNRVKEGSIRAVMEARVEAITREGLWLTRPEGRVFLEADFVLVLVGYRAEDRLLREARVAYQGEKPLLSPEGETSLPGLFAIGSCAYGPDTRSVFIENGREEAERALKAIAQRLAP from the coding sequence ATGGTGGACGTCCTGGTGGTGGGGGCGGGGCCGGTGGGGCTCGCCGCGGCCTTGTGGGCCAAGCGCCTGGGGCTTTCCCACCTGGTTTTGGAGAAGGGCACCGTGGCCCACACCATCTACCGCTTCCCCCGGGACATGGTCTTCTTCTCCGAGGCCAAGAACATTGAGATCGGCGGCCACCCCCTGGTCGCCCACGGCCCCAAGCCCACCCGGAAGGAGGCCCTCCTCTACTACCAGAAGGTGGCTGAGCGGGAGGGGCTTCAGGTGAAGACCTACACCGAGGCCCTGGCGGTGGAGGGGAGGGAGGGGGCCTTCAGGGTGCGGGCCAGGGATCTCCTCAAGGAGGAGGAAGAGGTTCACGCCGCCCGGTACGTGGTGGTGGCCACCGGCTACTTTGACCGCCCAAACCGCCTGGGGGTCCCCGGGGAGGAGCTTCCCCACGTCCGCCACCGCTACGAGGAGGCGGCCCCCTTCTTCGGGAAGAAGGTGGCCGTGGTGGGGGGAAGCAACTCCGCCGTGGAGGCGGCCCTGGACCTCTACCGAGGTGGGGCCCGGGTGACCCTGGTCCACCGGGGCCCCTGGGTGCGGCCCGGCGTCAAGTACTGGCTTCTGCCGGACTTCCAAAACCGGGTCAAGGAGGGGAGCATCCGGGCGGTCATGGAGGCCCGGGTGGAGGCCATCACCCGGGAGGGGCTATGGCTCACCCGCCCGGAGGGGAGGGTCTTCTTGGAGGCCGACTTCGTCCTGGTCCTGGTGGGCTATCGGGCCGAGGACCGCCTCCTCAGGGAGGCCCGGGTGGCCTACCAGGGGGAAAAGCCCCTCCTCAGCCCGGAAGGGGAGACCTCCCTCCCCGGCCTCTTCGCCATCGGCTCCTGCGCCTACGGGCCCGATACCCGCTCGGTCTTCATTGAAAACGGCCGGGAGGAGGCGGAAAGGGCCCTGAAGGCCATCGCCCAAAGGCTTGCCCCTTGA